ttttgcatttatgtTGCTGATGTTTCAGATTTTATTGAGTATGACGACGCTGCTGAAGAGTTCCATCCCTTCGTCAGGTTCTTCGCCACTTTTGATTCTAAAGTAAGAAAAGAAATCTCACACTTTATAAGCCACATTCGGAGAGAATCACTTAAATGTCATTATTTGTTATGTTTAGATTGTAATTGATATATTTATTACTAATCTGCAGCGTTAAATGACTGTAATGTAGCATAATTCCAGCTACAGTCTGCACTCACGCTCAGGATCTAATATTACTGTTATAGATAAGGAGCTGAAGCTTCCTACACCTCacaaaactaaatattaaagataaaactataattataagctattactatttattataacGATTTATGAGTGTTGCAGGAATCAATCTGTAATGACAGGCTTGTGATAAGAGACGAGGGCGAACACACGAGTAGAAACGCTACGTCTAGTTTATTCATAATTACACTAaacaagacacacaaacacaccaatgCAAATCATTACTTGCAAATGCAAATCCAAACACACGTAAAACATGACTCTAAGCTAAACCCTGAAAGCTaacaaatgcaaatgtaaacatgaaCTAATGCTACAATATAAGACACCAATCACCAAACAAGAAAACCCCACCCAACCAGCAACCCAACCTCCACTATATGATCCACAGCACAGTCTTTATATACGTTGAGCGTTCCTCTTTTCATGAGCTTCAGCTGTAGATCATTAGCTCAACTGTCCTATCAACATGAAGAGGCGTCGACTCGAAACCTGAAACTAAACCATcacaggggcgtggcacatgatctccaggagcacagagagaaTCTCTACCTGACTCTATGAGACTCTAAAGATAGGGTGACCACACGGCCTCTTTTTTGTACTCTTTTTTTGTAAGGTGTGCAATATAAGCCGGATAGAGGCACCTGGAAATATTAAAGACCAGAACCGAATCACAGGAGGCTTCACCAAACAATAAggaatacaattttttttttaaatagcagaACCGAACCAACCATAAGATAATCCAAGAGAGGGTCAGTAACCACATCACTGGAGAGGATACACGGCACTCCTCACGATCACCAGGAAACTCTGATAACATTGATACAGTCTCAGAAAGCAGGACAATCGGTAGGGTCACATGAAAGCTGCCACGCCACCTACAGACAAGCAACATAAACAGCAAGGATGTTCAACACAGGACCAGTGGGAGAAGCCAGGCAGGTATTCAAATCCAAGAGTCAGTCAGGCATGTCAAActaaacactttaaaaacaaaagcCTTGACCCCAAGCTGAGTTCTATGTACACTCATAAAGCGCCCAGGTGAAGCATGTAATGATTGTTTAGATGTGAAGACGCTTTGAAGTGCATTTCAAAGTGAAACATGTTATGTGTCCAACTGCGCCCCATCTAACTGTCAGGTCGAGCTGAGTACTGCAGGCAGGTATGACAGAAGCTCTCTTTATGTTAAAATctgcataaataataaataaagattatatataaaatacccTGTGTGGTGAAAAAGAGGCATTTTTTGGTAAACTGATCATTAGAGTTTATATAAAATAGGTGTCAATATTTCATCACATCAGTCGACATCAGAACTAAAACCAGCGTAACGAATCATTAATAAGCATGCCAGCCCACTGTCGATTCCTGGGTTAGAATCTCAGGAGATCTACTGGCCTGGTTGAGCAAAAATAATCAATTCTGATGGAggaagggtttcctccttgctgctgcaacagcgcctcctactgtctggttgaggtatCAATAGGAGTGGTGGAGGAGTACAGAGAACCTAAATCCTAAAATCTCCTTTTAATTCCATGCTGACGGTCCAATAATTGGATGGATCCACCGTGACCCTTAACAGGATGAAGTGTTTGataaaaatcaaattaaaaaatataggtattaataaatgatgatgtttgtaaatgtaagaagttgtttttattagtttgtgtcTTTTTTAGACCGATACCAAACCTAGACATAAGCATGAAAACCAAAGTCTTGACAAAACCAAACCAACATGAGTAAGAAAACCAAAATAGTCTCTGctgaaggatccacagctgctcccttaaatgcCGTGAGCATTACACCTGAAtcaaggagcagctgtggatcagtaGCTTCATTGAGGAGGCGTAGACATAAAAGCCTCCTCAGTGATGGGGATTACAGCTAGTGCTTCAGAGCCTCATTTTATTACCATTTATGAATATTATGATTCTAATTTAGAACTTTTTATGTACCAACATGTAAAATATATTGTAACATATAATAAAGGCTAAAATTAAATGTGATTATTTTTGCACTAATTTTATTGTCTGCTGCAACAGcgcctcctactgtctggttgaggtatCAGTAGAAGTGGTGGAGAAGTACAAAGAGTGTAGCATGTTCCTCCATACATATTAAAACTCTCTGCAATATCCTACCACTGTCTTGTTCAAAAAGAAATGGTGGAAATGACATATTGATCCCCAGCATTTCTACTATCCAGTCAGATTGGTGTGGATTAATTTACTGACCcaataatcaaaaataaaatgtaatttaattcgATTCTGCCAGGTCACTTCATGCTAAAGTTGGTACATCAAACACTCACCTAAAATCTCGTTTTAATTCCATTCTGATGGTCATCCTGCTGCTGTTTCTGTGCAGATCGCTAACAAACTGAAGCTTGAGATGAACGAGGTGGACTTCTACGAGCCTTTCATGACCCACCCCAAGACCATCCCGGGTAGACCTTACACCGAGGACGAGTTGGTCGACTACATCGAGGAACACGACAGGTCAGAACCAGCCACGAAACTGTCATTATCTGGGACTGTCCAGTTATAGTTTAGTGTTCTCCTTGTTTAGTGTGGACGAGGCATCGTGAGGTCAGGATGAGGTAAGGCAAGGGAAATTAGTAGgacccactaccactgagatccgagtttaaatctcagctgtgttatcagctggtcgggcatctacacagacacggtaGGGTATGCTGGAGGCTGAAGGCGAGACGGCCAAAGCCATTGGGATTAATTGGTACCCAGTCCAGGTTGTGTCCATGGCTTGCACCCAATGATTTTCGATGGATCCACCACGACCCTTAACAGAATaaagtgtttaataaaaataatgttcagTAGCAGAATCTGAATGATgtttgtaaatgtaagaagttgtttttattagtttgtgtcTTTTTTAGACCGACTCTGAGAAAGCTGGAGCCCCACAACATGTACGAGACCTGGGTAAGCTACGAGCGCTAACAAAGCGGATCTACTTTTCAGATTAATAGTGACGCGAGATCGATGTTTAGGAAAGTACTGACAccctgtgctgtgtgtgttctggtTTAGGAGGACGACATCAACGGACAACACATCGTGGCCTTCGCGGAAGAGTCGGACCCTGGTGAGCTAATAAGCTAGGGGACGTTCCAGGGTTCTGTGGTTTGTTTTTTAGGGCAAGTTTTAACTTTAGGCACCACAAAACCATGTGAAGGTGCTAATGAACATCAAAGCATGTTTGTCAAAGAGAGTAGGGTCAGTAGGTTACCGGGAAAATAGCTAGGTTGATGGAGCTAGGTTTATAGAATATACTGAAAGTTTAAATTATATGGACTTtacaccgatcaagcataaactgtgatgctctgtatattctgacaccttctaCCAGAACCATCATGAACTTCTTTAGCAGTTTgaactacagtagcttgtctgttgaatcggaccacacggaccagttAACGAATGAACTACTTGACAAGAGACGAGGGGCGGACATACACGCATgtgacctatgctaagctaaatgctaacgctaaactaaacacacatgaaactGGACAAAACTATActagaccctaagctaagctaacacacaCGAACACCAAACATGAactaacaaacacaaaacacttaACAAGACTTCTAAGCAAGAGCCCGCCAAGAGCAATCAAATATCATCAATCACAGACCACGACTAAGTCCAAAGCATTACTACCATAACATACCAAACCTAGACATAAGTAtgaaaaccaaaatagtctccgCTGAAGGATCAGTAGCTTCACTGACCAATCAGAAATAAGGAGGCATAAACAAACCTCCTCAACTATGTGCTCccagagatcggggcgtggcacataaacactGGGTGCACAGAGAGGCTGAATTAGTGACAGGCCATATACTAACCTTCATGATGTATCTAATGATCTCTGTCCTCCCATTAGATGGTTTTGAGTTCCTTGAGATTCTGAAGGAGGTAGCTCGTGAAAACACAGAGAACCTTGAGCTGAGCATCATCTGGATCGACCCAGATGACTTCCCTCTGGTGAGAACCTCCAtaaacccaacactgaccctTTTATTCCTGACACTACtcttgactttgacttttatcttCAGTCCATTAAGCACTAGTTACCTCTGACCATTTATTGCATACTTTGACCCTATATTCCTGACATAGATCCTGACCACTTATCCCCTACCCTGACCTCCTCTACACGTAGACTCCTTGGTCCTGACTACCTACCcctcttttatatttttatataaatttgaTTTCTTTCTATGTTTCAGTTGGTGCCCTATTGGGAAAAGACCTTTGGCATTGACCTCTCCTCTCCACAAATCGGTGTGGTGGATGTGAAGGATGTAAGACCATCGTCTAAAGGGCTATGTTAACAAGCCAGTCTGTTGCCTGAAGGGCTGTGATAAGATGCCTGCGCCATGCCTGAAATGCTCAGCTGTTCTGGAAGAGTTTGTGGTTGGTGTGTGTTCAGGTTGTCCATCTCTCGTTCTGTCACTCTCACAAACTTCTTCCTGCTTCTGCCTGATAGAACCAGTCCTGTCTGGAATCTGTCCTGGACTGCATGACGTTAACCTCTGCATGAGGTGTTTCCACCAGCATGTTCTTCAGACGTTTCCTCACCGGTTTGATTTACTGTAATGAACTCTGTGTACAGGCGGACAGCGTGTGGATGGAGATGGACGGTGAGGACGACATGCCCACTGCCTACGAGCTGGACACCTGGATTGAGGACGTACTGTCAGGCAAGATTGACGTTGATGATgacgacgatgatgatgatgatgatgatgatgatgacgacgatgatgatgacgacgatgatgacgatgatgatgacgaCGACGATGATGACGACGATGACGACGATGACGATGATGAcgatgacgatgatgatgacgatgacgACGACGACGATGATGACGACGATGACGACGATGACGACGATGACGACGacgatgatgacgatgatgatgatgacgatgatgatgacgatgatgatgacgatgatgatgatgacgatgacgACGATGACGACGATGACGACGATGACGACGATGACGATGACGATGACGACGACGACGATGACGATGACGATGACGATGATGACGACGACGACGACGATGACGAcgatgatgatgacgatgatgatgagTAAATTTTTCCCATCATCTCAGGGATCATACCACATTGACTGGCACTATCCAACGTCAACAAATATCAACAGGAAGTTCAAAGTTCCTCGAAGGCTCTCACAGTCGTTATTTCCAATCTGTGAAAGCTTTGTGCTTTTGTAAATCCACCAGCGACCCATCCGAGCCCCAATCTTCGGGGTGTTACAGCAACATGtgactttttttatataattctcGTTTCGTCTTTCCCTTAAtttgtctttgtttagtttCAAATTCTGAACGTGTCTGTTGTTGCTTTATTGTACAGTGGAATAAAGAAGGTAGATGAGTGCGTGCCGCACTGTACCTGACCTTCTAACAGGGTCTACACCTTTGTGATCGTCTTCGTATTTGTGTGTCCATTTATTTGTGTACAAACTCATGTATCCCAGCTAACGGGGTGAAGTCAGGCTGTGGCATTACACAATTATCACTTTTGCAACCTACATAACCACTTCTAACCCCTCAGTCCTGACATTGACCCATTATTTATGGTGCTTAGCCTAGACCCTTAATTCTGACCACTCATCCCTGAGTCCTGGTTCCTTACTTTGACTATCCGtgaccctaaccttaaccctaaccctaacctctctGACTTTAAACTGACCCCTTGTCTGCCTGACTCCGTCCCCTTATCCATGGTGGTCATTTCTTTTCTCTAACCTTAAACCCATTAACACATGCCACTTACCCCTCAAAGATCTAAAGGTTCTAGATCTTTAATGTTCTGGGAACCAGTTTGCTAATGTTCCTGTTAGCTGGGCTGCTCGGTAAGCCGTTTCATCTGTGTAACTTTTTGGTAAACCATCATAAATGTGAACCTGTCAAGAACAATAAAAACGTGACTTTTTTGTTACTTTCTGTGAAGGCGTTTAGTTCTGCTCATCACTACGTCTTAACGTGACGTCCAGCGGGAGGTCGAGTGAGAACCAGAGTTTAATTAGTTGTTGGAAAAGTAAAAGACGACaaaagaaggtaaaagaaaatgAACTGGAGGTCTTTATTTCAGTGTGTGCAGGGCTGTGAGAGAACAGAACGTACATCTAGATACTAAACATCTATCTGACAGGattatatttacacacagaatAAATACATCTCCTTCATTCCTGAAGTAACAAAAGAACAAAGCTTTATTCAGACAGGTCAGGTGGATGTTCTCCATCCCATACTCAACATTGGCCTGAACGCCTATGGTGAGTTTGTAGATAATCTGTAGGTAATCTacatcagtggttctcaaccagggggccAAGTGAGCCGGGaaggattgggggggggggggggggggggggttacatTTGATTGAGAACATAATGATGGCGACTACAAAAGATTCTGGCTCAGTTGTAGATGCAGATCCAACTGAAGCAGacccaggtgaggaagctcctaccaTCAGTTCACCAAAACTAAATCCACAACATCAAGCAAcatcagaaaataccaagattTACACCTTCATCATGGATTTATCCAATTCCTCAGGAGCAAGAAGACAACACCTTTTGTCATCCTCAATGTAAGtgtaagaatattttcataacaAGGGTCACAGGGTCCCAGAAAAAGCTTCTGCAGAATACGGAATTACATTACAACATCATGTAGATCTAATCTAGTGAGAATGGGACCCATCCCCTTTAGATAAACGTATAATTAAAAGTTCCTCCTCGTCCACTGTTGGTCAGAATGAATCTGAACCTGCTTCTCTGTTCTAACGTTTCCTAAACTCTCATTCCTGAAGCTCTATAGCAGCTCCTGAGGAGTTTCGTCAATCTGCTACTACTACAACTTGGTGGTGGATCTCCAATTCACAAAGGTTAGGATAGTGTACTTAGGGGTAGTGTAGTTAAGGTAGTGTAGTTAGGGGTAATGTAGATAAAATACTCTACTCAAGGGAGTTTTTTCAGTGGTATCTTTCGGATCTCCACTCCATCTGGTTGCTTCCTCCACTTCAGCTTGATGTTCCTTACCCCGTACTTCAAAAGAACCTGCTGGATCTGAAGAACAGAACATGATTGGACATAGGCTCACATTCTCATGTACATGTTCTCTCATCTATATGAACTCGTTTCTCCCTGCAATAAAACAGACGTTCACTCTGACTGTGTGTGATGAGTTTCTTCTCGTGAGCTCTCAGGTTTTGCAGGATTGTTTCTCTGGAGCAGACCCACCTTCTCCAAGATCGCTGCCTTCACTGCAGTATCGTTCACGTCCTGATCCGACTGAACCTGCATCCTGATGATCTGCTGCTGTCCAGTGATAACTGCATGCAGAAATGATCATGAAGCTCCAGCGTTATTAGTCTGAAATGAATCTGAAGTAAATCAGAGACTGAACAGAACTTTACTCACTTCTGTAACAGAAGAACGGTATCACTTCAGAACATTGAGCATCTGCAGCCTGACCGTTACTTATATACCcacagttttcattatacagGGCATTGTCAGGTTGTAATGGCACCCACTGTATGATGGACGCGTTGGTCTGGTCTGACCACTTCCAGGAGGTCCAGTGCAAACCGATCCAAGCATTCCCTCCTGGTATCTTTGATTGTACAACCGACAGTTCAGTCGGATTTGCTGTGCTGGCAAGATCTGTATGATTCACTTTGCAGGTAAACTGAGCATCGTGCCACGTCTTTGGAAAGGAGTAGTAAATATACCTGTCGTTACCAGTGAGTCTGTCTAACAATTACACAAGACATCAATCTTCAGTTAGTTTTCTTTTATAAACAGCAGGTCTATTTTCTTTTCACTAAATGACAACGTGAATAATGTGGTACTTACCATCAAAGCACACAAAGGGTAATAAATATGTGCATGGTGCATCCCACCAACCCTGTGAACCTAGAGCTGCACATTCTTCACTTCCAGCACCATTAGGTTCGCCTGAACCCCAAATTGACCAGCTTGCTGGtatgtttccataggaccagcGCCATTCATGGTAAATCTTGTAGAGTCCAATCCAGGCAGCAGAAGTCAACTGTTGTTTCTGAGCTACATTATAAAGTTGTATCTGTTCTGCTTTGTTTTCGAAGGCCGCCAAGTCAATGTGGTTGGCTCGACAGTAAGCCTGAGCTGCACTCCACGTTTTCCCCTGATTTACTGCGTAGTACTTACGAGGAACCGACAGGACGAGTGGGAGAACTCCTGTAGATGAGATTTTCTTGCTTGGTTACTCAGAACGATAAACAGAATCAGCCCTGTTTAATCATGTATTTAATTGCCTTGTAGACCTACAGATACAGTGAACGTTCGTGGATTTCCCAGAGTTTATAGTGGGAACAGATCTGGAACTGGATTTAATAGCCTAAATCTTACTGCTACTGGTAGCTGAAAACCTTTCAAACATCTCATTAAGATCTGCTAAATTTCCTACAGCTTTAAAGACCGAGAGTTCTTTCTCTCCTCAGGACATTAATGACTACAGAAGTATTTGCTCctgtctgtgtttttatattttcagcaccAACCGGACCTTTGTTGAAGAGCTCCACCCTTAGGAGAAACAACTGACAACAGGCGCTTCAGAAAACACTTAATTCCTTAACTGCTCACTGTGGAGGACTCTCTTTTTATTTGAAATTTGCTTTTATTTGGCCACATTGAAAAGGGTTTCAAACATGAACCAAGTCTTAATGGTGCTCACATAGAGACTCTCTGTTCAGCtaaaattgtttgtttgtttagagtCATAGCAAGTCTCCAAAACCATTAAGTATTGGAGGTCCAACAGTTTAGTTACacgtaagataagataagataaaaactttattagtgccacagtggggaaattcacagtgttgcagcagcaaagggatagcagggcactcagtacaaaaaaaaacagacaaattaACAGTTTaaagtatacaatatataatatagacAATTATCAATAAGAAACTCtggaaaaaatatttacaaataattgcacaATAGGTACATAAGTGAGTTTAATCAGTATAATAAATATGTTGGAATTTAACAACACAATTAAgtaaagcaaaagaaaaagcattttgttggTTGACCATAATGCAGTCATGATGGTTTTACATACGttattggctgctttaaatgatttaattctATGTAACACAACATCCGACAAGTAAATCTGACAAATCCTTTatataatctgtctatctatacactgcaaaaaaattttttttgacttagtaaatagagtgaagatttttaaagtactttataCAAGATTATTCTAGTACAGTCTTGCTACTTAAGAATTTCACATATAATTTAGTGTGTTACTTGGTGTTTCTTTGTAACTATTTGTCATCAAATATATTAGTAAATTTTATTGTAAATACCAAGTAAAATtaactatgttttttatttcttggattgaagcaaagaaaaaactgaaaacttctagtaaatattaatatatgttCCACACATGCGCATTGCATGGCAAGTCCGGACATGTACGAGCTGCTGAGATTTTTTA
The sequence above is drawn from the Trichomycterus rosablanca isolate fTriRos1 chromosome 14, fTriRos1.hap1, whole genome shotgun sequence genome and encodes:
- the casq1b gene encoding calsequestrin-1b isoform X2 yields the protein MKWGWGLAVVLLTCGFLCWGSKVLDIPEYDGKDRVHELTNKNFRSVMKRYDVMVIYYHKSVGHSRMARKQFEMEELALELAAQVLDDFEDEDIGFGLINSKKDVTVAKKLGLDEVDSIYIFADDEIIEYDGEMAAETLVEFLYDVIEDPVEIIDNERELKGFFSLDEDIKLVGYFKNDDSRHFIEYDDAAEEFHPFVRFFATFDSKIANKLKLEMNEVDFYEPFMTHPKTIPGRPYTEDELVDYIEEHDRPTLRKLEPHNMYETWEDDINGQHIVAFAEESDPDGFEFLEILKEVARENTENLELSIIWIDPDDFPLLVPYWEKTFGIDLSSPQIGVVDVKDADSVWMEMDGEDDMPTAYELDTWIEDVLSGKIDVDDDDDDDDDDDDDDDDDDDDDDDDDDDDDDDDDDDDDDDDDDDDDDDDDDDDDDDDDDDDDDDDDDDDDDDDDDDDDDDDDDDDDDDDDDDDDDDDDDDDDDDDDDDDDDDDDDDDDDDDDDDDDDDDDDDE
- the casq1b gene encoding calsequestrin-1b isoform X1, translated to MKWGWGLAVVLLTCGFLCWGSKVLDIPEYDGKDRVHELTNKNFRSVMKRYDVMVIYYHKSVGHSRMARKQFEMEELALELLTSPAALTYQLAAQVLDDFEDEDIGFGLINSKKDVTVAKKLGLDEVDSIYIFADDEIIEYDGEMAAETLVEFLYDVIEDPVEIIDNERELKGFFSLDEDIKLVGYFKNDDSRHFIEYDDAAEEFHPFVRFFATFDSKIANKLKLEMNEVDFYEPFMTHPKTIPGRPYTEDELVDYIEEHDRPTLRKLEPHNMYETWEDDINGQHIVAFAEESDPDGFEFLEILKEVARENTENLELSIIWIDPDDFPLLVPYWEKTFGIDLSSPQIGVVDVKDADSVWMEMDGEDDMPTAYELDTWIEDVLSGKIDVDDDDDDDDDDDDDDDDDDDDDDDDDDDDDDDDDDDDDDDDDDDDDDDDDDDDDDDDDDDDDDDDDDDDDDDDDDDDDDDDDDDDDDDDDDDDDDDDDDDDDDDDDDDDDDDDDDDDDDDDDDDDDDDDDDDE